One window of Bactrocera tryoni isolate S06 chromosome 2, CSIRO_BtryS06_freeze2, whole genome shotgun sequence genomic DNA carries:
- the LOC120768940 gene encoding myb-like protein A isoform X1: protein MSIVCTLEPKVNLFKNSAAKNMLVLKNNNALKHTGSTNGAAVDPAKNYNNNIYAKDKNATYKAHNINNKNSDIYNNNNCNNLNQQQLELLQQQYNKRNTVAELIARQQQQQQHQISNDISSTANSEVLNSGNFVTDMPEILSVAALNTNHHKNNNNISSSVAGSNTKTATMHNVRLPSISPTLSLNGSSNDANNVHAYSMYGPISPQSSDSGHSLPDNMSHVNGKQYRNSFSGSNSSFDSHGMSKSQAQAHKDLFTQRKQREFTPDSKKDDSYWDRRRRNNEAAKRSREKRRYNDMVLEQRVVELTKENHVLKAQLDAIKDKFNISGENLVSVEQILASLPTSEQVLSITKRAKMTINGGFNGATTAVPTSIVYGIPAHANANGAGGMPSTTTMAQTPTSNGILTPQKSNTMNQVANSDPNSALNGDNGLLCKTSQQSLQQAIKNVNQTNMANTLTHPHAISSVAHMQMSTSPVHLNSEHYQPPPPLPLNTNYTAEMARANNTSVLSNGVNNANAPTHLESARHHPTAATPQQQPAPPSNLQNLHVLQALNRNVNCDDLDNLRKVVAVVGAAINTNGTTDTTEAPLYNAPVTAPLYVPPHPASMYAYSTKDQVTASTQNLENGYHTKSPETNGVSSSAVDAVTSSSVNGNGDANGGNDVLNLSRRACSPAYEHMLSSTISSSASSSGVASGDDEHEPDGVDDIEHNNAVNISTTSPSSSDSNNCLPLKLRHKSHLGDKDAAATALLALQHIKQEPVSNRASPPGWVDNGDNSSDERDSGISIGSAEWTAQFQRKADKSNSSIVGVTPSEREHILKSHLARLESEVANIKNMMILSVDQINTPADLKI from the exons atgtctaTTGTTTGCACTTTGGAGCCAAAAgtgaatttattcaaaaattcggCAGCTAAAAATAtgcttgttttaaaaaataataatgcgcTGAAGCACACAGGGTCAACTAACGGCGCAGCAGTGGATCCagctaaaaattataacaataacaTATACGCAAAGGATAAAA ATGCAACCTATAAAGCCcacaacattaacaacaaaaattctgacatttacaacaacaataattgtaATAACCTCAACCAGCAACAATTAGAGCTGTTGCAACAGCAGTACAATAAACGGAATACCGTTGCTGAGCTGATCgctcgccaacaacaacagcaacagcaccaAATTTCCAATGATATCAGCTCCACGGCCAACAGTGAAGTGTTGAATAGTGGAAATTTCGTTACTGATATGCCGGAAATTCTCAGCGTTGCTGCCTTAAATACTAACCAtcacaagaacaacaataacataagTTCCTCGGTAGCAGGTTCAAACACAAAAACAGCTACAATGCACAACGTACGCTTACCGTCCATTTCGCCGACACTATCGTTGAACGGCAGCTCAAATGATGCAAACAATG TACACGCCTACTCCATGTACGGCCCTATCAGTCCACAATCCAGCGACAGTGGTCACAGCTTACCCGATAACATGTCGCATGTGAATGGCAAACAATACCGCAATAGCTTCAGCGGTTCCAACAGTTCATTTGATTCGCACGGCATGTCCAAGTCACAGGCGCAAGCGCATAAGGATCTGTTCACACAGCGCAAGCAGCGTGAGTTTACGCCGGACAGCAAGAAGGACGACAGCTATTGGGATCGACGTCGACGCAACAATGAGGCGGCCAAACGTAGTCGCGAGAAGCGTCGCTACAACGATATGGTCCTGGAACAGCGTGTCGTCGAGCTGACTAAAGAAAATCACGTGCTCAAGGCACAGTTGGACGCTATCAAAGATAAGTTCAATATTTCCGGTGAGAATTTGGTGAGCGTCGAACAGATATTGGCTTCATTGCCCACCAGTGAGCAGGTATTGAGTATTACGAAGCGCGCCAAAATGACAATAAATGGCGGTTTCAATGGCGCCACCACAGCGGTGCCCACATCCATTGTCTACGGCATACCAGCGCACGCAAACGCCAATGGCGCAGGTGGCATGCCGAGCACTACAACCATGGCACAAACACCCACATCCAATGGCATACTGACACCACAGAAGTCGAACACCATGAATCAGGTGGCGAACAGCGATCCGAACAGCGCTTTGAACGGCGACAACGGCTTGTTGTGTAAAACGTCACAGCAGTCGCTGCAGCAGGCCATTAAGAATGTGAATCAAACGAATATGGCCAATACATTAACGCACCCGCATGCGATATCGTCGGTCGCACACATGCAAATGTCCACCTCGCCAGTACACCTCAACAGCGAACACTATCAGCCTCCACCACCCCTGCCGCTCAACACCAACTACACCGCTGAAATGGCACGTGCAAACAACACGAGCGTTTTAAGTAACGGCGTCAATAACGCTAATGCGCCCACACATTTGGAGAGCGCACGTCACCATCCTACAGCAGCGACACCGCAGCAACAACCAGCACCTCCGTCCAATCTGCAGAACTTGCACGTGTTGCAAGCGCTCAACCGCAATGTCAACTGCGATGATCTCGATAATTTGCGCAAAGTTGTTGCTGTAGTCGGTGCTGCTATCAACACGAATGGTACAACCGACACGACCGAAGCGCCACTTTACAATGCACCGGTAACGGCACCCCTATACGTGCCACCACATCCCGCCAGCATGTATGCCTACAGCACAAAGGATCAGGTAACAGCGTCCACTCAAAATCTAGAAAACGGCTATCACACAAAATCACCCGAAACCAATGGCGTCAGCTCGAGCGCGGTCGATGCAGTGACCTCCTCATCCGTCAACGGTAATGGCGATGCTAACGGTGGCAATGACGTGCTAAATTTATCGCGTCGCGCTTGCTCGCCGGCCTATGAGCATATGCTCTCATCGACCATCTCGTCGTCGGCCTCCTCGTCAGGTGTGGCCTCCGGCGATGACGAACACGAGCCGGATGGCGTTGACGATATCGAACATAACAATGCGGTCAACATCAGCACCACCAGTCCCAGCAGCAGCGATTCGAACAACTGTTTGCCGCTCAAGTTGCGCCATAAGTCACATTTAGGTGATAAGGATGCGGCTGCTACGGCGCTGCTAGCGCTACAGCACATCAAACAAGAGCCGGTGAGTAATCGCGCCTCACCACCCGGTTGGGTGGACAATGGCGATAATTCGAGCGATGAACGCGACTCGGGCATTTCAATCGGCAGCGCCGAGTGGACCGCACAATTTCAACGCAAAGCCGATAAGAGCAACAGCTCAATTGTGGGCGTGACACCGTCCGAACGCGAGCACATACTGAAATCTCATTTGGCACGCCTAGAATCGGAGGTGGCCAACATCAAGAATATGATGATCCTGTCTGTAGATCAGATAAATACACCGGCGGATTTGAAAATCTAA
- the LOC120768940 gene encoding probable cyclin-dependent serine/threonine-protein kinase DDB_G0292550 isoform X3, with protein sequence MAYIYATYKAHNINNKNSDIYNNNNCNNLNQQQLELLQQQYNKRNTVAELIARQQQQQQHQISNDISSTANSEVLNSGNFVTDMPEILSVAALNTNHHKNNNNISSSVAGSNTKTATMHNVRLPSISPTLSLNGSSNDANNVHAYSMYGPISPQSSDSGHSLPDNMSHVNGKQYRNSFSGSNSSFDSHGMSKSQAQAHKDLFTQRKQREFTPDSKKDDSYWDRRRRNNEAAKRSREKRRYNDMVLEQRVVELTKENHVLKAQLDAIKDKFNISGENLVSVEQILASLPTSEQVLSITKRAKMTINGGFNGATTAVPTSIVYGIPAHANANGAGGMPSTTTMAQTPTSNGILTPQKSNTMNQVANSDPNSALNGDNGLLCKTSQQSLQQAIKNVNQTNMANTLTHPHAISSVAHMQMSTSPVHLNSEHYQPPPPLPLNTNYTAEMARANNTSVLSNGVNNANAPTHLESARHHPTAATPQQQPAPPSNLQNLHVLQALNRNVNCDDLDNLRKVVAVVGAAINTNGTTDTTEAPLYNAPVTAPLYVPPHPASMYAYSTKDQVTASTQNLENGYHTKSPETNGVSSSAVDAVTSSSVNGNGDANGGNDVLNLSRRACSPAYEHMLSSTISSSASSSGVASGDDEHEPDGVDDIEHNNAVNISTTSPSSSDSNNCLPLKLRHKSHLGDKDAAATALLALQHIKQEPVSNRASPPGWVDNGDNSSDERDSGISIGSAEWTAQFQRKADKSNSSIVGVTPSEREHILKSHLARLESEVANIKNMMILSVDQINTPADLKI encoded by the exons Atggcttacatat ATGCAACCTATAAAGCCcacaacattaacaacaaaaattctgacatttacaacaacaataattgtaATAACCTCAACCAGCAACAATTAGAGCTGTTGCAACAGCAGTACAATAAACGGAATACCGTTGCTGAGCTGATCgctcgccaacaacaacagcaacagcaccaAATTTCCAATGATATCAGCTCCACGGCCAACAGTGAAGTGTTGAATAGTGGAAATTTCGTTACTGATATGCCGGAAATTCTCAGCGTTGCTGCCTTAAATACTAACCAtcacaagaacaacaataacataagTTCCTCGGTAGCAGGTTCAAACACAAAAACAGCTACAATGCACAACGTACGCTTACCGTCCATTTCGCCGACACTATCGTTGAACGGCAGCTCAAATGATGCAAACAATG TACACGCCTACTCCATGTACGGCCCTATCAGTCCACAATCCAGCGACAGTGGTCACAGCTTACCCGATAACATGTCGCATGTGAATGGCAAACAATACCGCAATAGCTTCAGCGGTTCCAACAGTTCATTTGATTCGCACGGCATGTCCAAGTCACAGGCGCAAGCGCATAAGGATCTGTTCACACAGCGCAAGCAGCGTGAGTTTACGCCGGACAGCAAGAAGGACGACAGCTATTGGGATCGACGTCGACGCAACAATGAGGCGGCCAAACGTAGTCGCGAGAAGCGTCGCTACAACGATATGGTCCTGGAACAGCGTGTCGTCGAGCTGACTAAAGAAAATCACGTGCTCAAGGCACAGTTGGACGCTATCAAAGATAAGTTCAATATTTCCGGTGAGAATTTGGTGAGCGTCGAACAGATATTGGCTTCATTGCCCACCAGTGAGCAGGTATTGAGTATTACGAAGCGCGCCAAAATGACAATAAATGGCGGTTTCAATGGCGCCACCACAGCGGTGCCCACATCCATTGTCTACGGCATACCAGCGCACGCAAACGCCAATGGCGCAGGTGGCATGCCGAGCACTACAACCATGGCACAAACACCCACATCCAATGGCATACTGACACCACAGAAGTCGAACACCATGAATCAGGTGGCGAACAGCGATCCGAACAGCGCTTTGAACGGCGACAACGGCTTGTTGTGTAAAACGTCACAGCAGTCGCTGCAGCAGGCCATTAAGAATGTGAATCAAACGAATATGGCCAATACATTAACGCACCCGCATGCGATATCGTCGGTCGCACACATGCAAATGTCCACCTCGCCAGTACACCTCAACAGCGAACACTATCAGCCTCCACCACCCCTGCCGCTCAACACCAACTACACCGCTGAAATGGCACGTGCAAACAACACGAGCGTTTTAAGTAACGGCGTCAATAACGCTAATGCGCCCACACATTTGGAGAGCGCACGTCACCATCCTACAGCAGCGACACCGCAGCAACAACCAGCACCTCCGTCCAATCTGCAGAACTTGCACGTGTTGCAAGCGCTCAACCGCAATGTCAACTGCGATGATCTCGATAATTTGCGCAAAGTTGTTGCTGTAGTCGGTGCTGCTATCAACACGAATGGTACAACCGACACGACCGAAGCGCCACTTTACAATGCACCGGTAACGGCACCCCTATACGTGCCACCACATCCCGCCAGCATGTATGCCTACAGCACAAAGGATCAGGTAACAGCGTCCACTCAAAATCTAGAAAACGGCTATCACACAAAATCACCCGAAACCAATGGCGTCAGCTCGAGCGCGGTCGATGCAGTGACCTCCTCATCCGTCAACGGTAATGGCGATGCTAACGGTGGCAATGACGTGCTAAATTTATCGCGTCGCGCTTGCTCGCCGGCCTATGAGCATATGCTCTCATCGACCATCTCGTCGTCGGCCTCCTCGTCAGGTGTGGCCTCCGGCGATGACGAACACGAGCCGGATGGCGTTGACGATATCGAACATAACAATGCGGTCAACATCAGCACCACCAGTCCCAGCAGCAGCGATTCGAACAACTGTTTGCCGCTCAAGTTGCGCCATAAGTCACATTTAGGTGATAAGGATGCGGCTGCTACGGCGCTGCTAGCGCTACAGCACATCAAACAAGAGCCGGTGAGTAATCGCGCCTCACCACCCGGTTGGGTGGACAATGGCGATAATTCGAGCGATGAACGCGACTCGGGCATTTCAATCGGCAGCGCCGAGTGGACCGCACAATTTCAACGCAAAGCCGATAAGAGCAACAGCTCAATTGTGGGCGTGACACCGTCCGAACGCGAGCACATACTGAAATCTCATTTGGCACGCCTAGAATCGGAGGTGGCCAACATCAAGAATATGATGATCCTGTCTGTAGATCAGATAAATACACCGGCGGATTTGAAAATCTAA
- the LOC120768940 gene encoding probable cyclin-dependent serine/threonine-protein kinase DDB_G0292550 isoform X2, translating to MLDQTIADYVSGSLSLDATYKAHNINNKNSDIYNNNNCNNLNQQQLELLQQQYNKRNTVAELIARQQQQQQHQISNDISSTANSEVLNSGNFVTDMPEILSVAALNTNHHKNNNNISSSVAGSNTKTATMHNVRLPSISPTLSLNGSSNDANNVHAYSMYGPISPQSSDSGHSLPDNMSHVNGKQYRNSFSGSNSSFDSHGMSKSQAQAHKDLFTQRKQREFTPDSKKDDSYWDRRRRNNEAAKRSREKRRYNDMVLEQRVVELTKENHVLKAQLDAIKDKFNISGENLVSVEQILASLPTSEQVLSITKRAKMTINGGFNGATTAVPTSIVYGIPAHANANGAGGMPSTTTMAQTPTSNGILTPQKSNTMNQVANSDPNSALNGDNGLLCKTSQQSLQQAIKNVNQTNMANTLTHPHAISSVAHMQMSTSPVHLNSEHYQPPPPLPLNTNYTAEMARANNTSVLSNGVNNANAPTHLESARHHPTAATPQQQPAPPSNLQNLHVLQALNRNVNCDDLDNLRKVVAVVGAAINTNGTTDTTEAPLYNAPVTAPLYVPPHPASMYAYSTKDQVTASTQNLENGYHTKSPETNGVSSSAVDAVTSSSVNGNGDANGGNDVLNLSRRACSPAYEHMLSSTISSSASSSGVASGDDEHEPDGVDDIEHNNAVNISTTSPSSSDSNNCLPLKLRHKSHLGDKDAAATALLALQHIKQEPVSNRASPPGWVDNGDNSSDERDSGISIGSAEWTAQFQRKADKSNSSIVGVTPSEREHILKSHLARLESEVANIKNMMILSVDQINTPADLKI from the exons ATGCAACCTATAAAGCCcacaacattaacaacaaaaattctgacatttacaacaacaataattgtaATAACCTCAACCAGCAACAATTAGAGCTGTTGCAACAGCAGTACAATAAACGGAATACCGTTGCTGAGCTGATCgctcgccaacaacaacagcaacagcaccaAATTTCCAATGATATCAGCTCCACGGCCAACAGTGAAGTGTTGAATAGTGGAAATTTCGTTACTGATATGCCGGAAATTCTCAGCGTTGCTGCCTTAAATACTAACCAtcacaagaacaacaataacataagTTCCTCGGTAGCAGGTTCAAACACAAAAACAGCTACAATGCACAACGTACGCTTACCGTCCATTTCGCCGACACTATCGTTGAACGGCAGCTCAAATGATGCAAACAATG TACACGCCTACTCCATGTACGGCCCTATCAGTCCACAATCCAGCGACAGTGGTCACAGCTTACCCGATAACATGTCGCATGTGAATGGCAAACAATACCGCAATAGCTTCAGCGGTTCCAACAGTTCATTTGATTCGCACGGCATGTCCAAGTCACAGGCGCAAGCGCATAAGGATCTGTTCACACAGCGCAAGCAGCGTGAGTTTACGCCGGACAGCAAGAAGGACGACAGCTATTGGGATCGACGTCGACGCAACAATGAGGCGGCCAAACGTAGTCGCGAGAAGCGTCGCTACAACGATATGGTCCTGGAACAGCGTGTCGTCGAGCTGACTAAAGAAAATCACGTGCTCAAGGCACAGTTGGACGCTATCAAAGATAAGTTCAATATTTCCGGTGAGAATTTGGTGAGCGTCGAACAGATATTGGCTTCATTGCCCACCAGTGAGCAGGTATTGAGTATTACGAAGCGCGCCAAAATGACAATAAATGGCGGTTTCAATGGCGCCACCACAGCGGTGCCCACATCCATTGTCTACGGCATACCAGCGCACGCAAACGCCAATGGCGCAGGTGGCATGCCGAGCACTACAACCATGGCACAAACACCCACATCCAATGGCATACTGACACCACAGAAGTCGAACACCATGAATCAGGTGGCGAACAGCGATCCGAACAGCGCTTTGAACGGCGACAACGGCTTGTTGTGTAAAACGTCACAGCAGTCGCTGCAGCAGGCCATTAAGAATGTGAATCAAACGAATATGGCCAATACATTAACGCACCCGCATGCGATATCGTCGGTCGCACACATGCAAATGTCCACCTCGCCAGTACACCTCAACAGCGAACACTATCAGCCTCCACCACCCCTGCCGCTCAACACCAACTACACCGCTGAAATGGCACGTGCAAACAACACGAGCGTTTTAAGTAACGGCGTCAATAACGCTAATGCGCCCACACATTTGGAGAGCGCACGTCACCATCCTACAGCAGCGACACCGCAGCAACAACCAGCACCTCCGTCCAATCTGCAGAACTTGCACGTGTTGCAAGCGCTCAACCGCAATGTCAACTGCGATGATCTCGATAATTTGCGCAAAGTTGTTGCTGTAGTCGGTGCTGCTATCAACACGAATGGTACAACCGACACGACCGAAGCGCCACTTTACAATGCACCGGTAACGGCACCCCTATACGTGCCACCACATCCCGCCAGCATGTATGCCTACAGCACAAAGGATCAGGTAACAGCGTCCACTCAAAATCTAGAAAACGGCTATCACACAAAATCACCCGAAACCAATGGCGTCAGCTCGAGCGCGGTCGATGCAGTGACCTCCTCATCCGTCAACGGTAATGGCGATGCTAACGGTGGCAATGACGTGCTAAATTTATCGCGTCGCGCTTGCTCGCCGGCCTATGAGCATATGCTCTCATCGACCATCTCGTCGTCGGCCTCCTCGTCAGGTGTGGCCTCCGGCGATGACGAACACGAGCCGGATGGCGTTGACGATATCGAACATAACAATGCGGTCAACATCAGCACCACCAGTCCCAGCAGCAGCGATTCGAACAACTGTTTGCCGCTCAAGTTGCGCCATAAGTCACATTTAGGTGATAAGGATGCGGCTGCTACGGCGCTGCTAGCGCTACAGCACATCAAACAAGAGCCGGTGAGTAATCGCGCCTCACCACCCGGTTGGGTGGACAATGGCGATAATTCGAGCGATGAACGCGACTCGGGCATTTCAATCGGCAGCGCCGAGTGGACCGCACAATTTCAACGCAAAGCCGATAAGAGCAACAGCTCAATTGTGGGCGTGACACCGTCCGAACGCGAGCACATACTGAAATCTCATTTGGCACGCCTAGAATCGGAGGTGGCCAACATCAAGAATATGATGATCCTGTCTGTAGATCAGATAAATACACCGGCGGATTTGAAAATCTAA
- the LOC120768942 gene encoding palmitoyltransferase ZDHHC23-B isoform X1, with product MADYFSQSQNQLDSEKDPNSGLCCCEYIDHQNKRYHILACCCNCEDFDKVFTDWITCRRIDQTRQRNMLLSFQDRLRIPWHGGAKQVTFDTLAPVFIIPLLISIAAINAYTCIVIFLACSVIMCYAYNYIHRNAGHTSFFSIWVLSSLIYLLLLFQFTVPLLEVLPEENLVLVLLSIISVICFWQTRKRAVLNRVIQPLTGGSELPDIAETSVNEENETEQTTLLIEQDLDEVQSLDDISSNQPNLCATCRKCVPARTAHCPVCRACIKRLDHHSYWLNCCIGESNHRYYIVGMIFGALALIVGADLTLTAVCHPFLAANIAGVQILLPDDCTEIFEMYELSVAFVIAIYALIISQYILVMLVQQGYMISRGITLQEWKSGLRGNNKTVKYNCKSFVL from the exons ATGGCAGACTATTTTTCGCAGTCGCAAAACCAGTTAGATTCTGAAAAAGATCCGAATTCAGGTCTCTGTTGTTGCGAATATATAGATCATCAAAATAAACGTTATCACATTCTTGCCTGCTGCTGCAATTGTGAAGACTTTGACAAAGTATTTACTGA TTGGATAACCTGTCGACGCATCGACCAAACTCGTCAACGCAATATGTTGTTATCTTTTCAGGACCGCCTACGTATACCATGGCATGGTGGGGCAAAACAAGTTACATTTGATACCCTTGCCCCCGTATTTATTATACCGCTACTAATAAGTATAGCGGCGATAAATGCATATACGTGCATTGTAATCTTTTTAGCATGTTCTGTGATCATGTGTTACGCGTATAATTATATTCACCGTAATGCAGGACATACTAGCTTCTTCAGTATTTGGGTTCTTtcatctttaatttatttattactgcTATTCCAGTTTACTGTACCACTATTGGAAGTACTACCCGAGGAAAATCTGGTTTTAGTGCTTCTTTCTATAATATCTGTGATTTGTTTTTGGCAAACTCGTAAACGAGCCGTTTTAAATAGAGTCATTCAACCTCTCACTGGGGGCAGCGAGCTGCCAGATATTGCAGAAACAAGCGTTAATGAGGAGAATGAAACAGAGCAAACAACATTATTGATTGAGCAAGATTTGGATGAGGTACAATCATTGGATGATATCAGCAGTAATCAGCCAAATCTCTGCGCAACTTGTCGCAAGTGTGTGCCGGCAAGAACTGCACATTGTCCTGTTTGCAGAGCTTGTATTAAACGGCTTGATCACCACAGTTACTGGCTAAATTGCTGTATAGGCGAAAGTAATCATCGCTACTATATTGTAGGAATGATTTTTGGAGCTTTAGCTTTGATAGTGGGTGCTGATTTGACACTAACGGCGGTGTGCCATCCATTTTTAGCTGCTAACATTGCAGGCGTGCAAATTTTGCTACCAGACGATTGCACTGAAATTTTCGAGATGTATGA ATTGTCCGTagcttttgttattgctatttaCGCTTTAATTATATCACAATATATATTGGTGATGCTTGTGCAACAGGGGTACATGATCTCACGTGGAATAACACTACAGGAATGGAAAAGCGGATTACGGGGAAACAACAAAACGGTGAAATACAACTGCAAAAGTTTTGTTCTCTAA
- the LOC120768942 gene encoding palmitoyltransferase ZDHHC23-B isoform X2 encodes MLLSFQDRLRIPWHGGAKQVTFDTLAPVFIIPLLISIAAINAYTCIVIFLACSVIMCYAYNYIHRNAGHTSFFSIWVLSSLIYLLLLFQFTVPLLEVLPEENLVLVLLSIISVICFWQTRKRAVLNRVIQPLTGGSELPDIAETSVNEENETEQTTLLIEQDLDEVQSLDDISSNQPNLCATCRKCVPARTAHCPVCRACIKRLDHHSYWLNCCIGESNHRYYIVGMIFGALALIVGADLTLTAVCHPFLAANIAGVQILLPDDCTEIFEMYELSVAFVIAIYALIISQYILVMLVQQGYMISRGITLQEWKSGLRGNNKTVKYNCKSFVL; translated from the exons ATGTTGTTATCTTTTCAGGACCGCCTACGTATACCATGGCATGGTGGGGCAAAACAAGTTACATTTGATACCCTTGCCCCCGTATTTATTATACCGCTACTAATAAGTATAGCGGCGATAAATGCATATACGTGCATTGTAATCTTTTTAGCATGTTCTGTGATCATGTGTTACGCGTATAATTATATTCACCGTAATGCAGGACATACTAGCTTCTTCAGTATTTGGGTTCTTtcatctttaatttatttattactgcTATTCCAGTTTACTGTACCACTATTGGAAGTACTACCCGAGGAAAATCTGGTTTTAGTGCTTCTTTCTATAATATCTGTGATTTGTTTTTGGCAAACTCGTAAACGAGCCGTTTTAAATAGAGTCATTCAACCTCTCACTGGGGGCAGCGAGCTGCCAGATATTGCAGAAACAAGCGTTAATGAGGAGAATGAAACAGAGCAAACAACATTATTGATTGAGCAAGATTTGGATGAGGTACAATCATTGGATGATATCAGCAGTAATCAGCCAAATCTCTGCGCAACTTGTCGCAAGTGTGTGCCGGCAAGAACTGCACATTGTCCTGTTTGCAGAGCTTGTATTAAACGGCTTGATCACCACAGTTACTGGCTAAATTGCTGTATAGGCGAAAGTAATCATCGCTACTATATTGTAGGAATGATTTTTGGAGCTTTAGCTTTGATAGTGGGTGCTGATTTGACACTAACGGCGGTGTGCCATCCATTTTTAGCTGCTAACATTGCAGGCGTGCAAATTTTGCTACCAGACGATTGCACTGAAATTTTCGAGATGTATGA ATTGTCCGTagcttttgttattgctatttaCGCTTTAATTATATCACAATATATATTGGTGATGCTTGTGCAACAGGGGTACATGATCTCACGTGGAATAACACTACAGGAATGGAAAAGCGGATTACGGGGAAACAACAAAACGGTGAAATACAACTGCAAAAGTTTTGTTCTCTAA